A region from the Candidatus Coatesbacteria bacterium genome encodes:
- a CDS encoding outer membrane lipoprotein-sorting protein produces the protein MRKAFAFLLLISLPVLALSGQQIIEKVENTLTAAEDMTAVYTITVTDAGGTTQTSTLKIWTMGQDKRMIKYTAPSSVAGIGFLVLSDDEMYFYSPSRADVRRIAGHARYENFHNTDFSYQDLANYSYDEDYTAELLDTVDGQYVLELTPRSGVDTDYTKLKMWVETDSFVFRRVDFYTSAGLIKRLTTGGIAERDGYTSIGALLMTDVTTGHKTTIAISSIDYDGGLSSSFFSQRELQR, from the coding sequence ATGCGCAAGGCATTCGCGTTTCTGCTCCTGATCAGCCTGCCCGTCCTGGCCCTCAGCGGTCAGCAGATCATCGAGAAGGTCGAGAACACACTGACCGCGGCCGAAGACATGACCGCCGTCTACACCATCACCGTCACCGACGCCGGCGGCACCACCCAGACCTCGACCCTGAAGATCTGGACCATGGGTCAGGACAAACGGATGATCAAATACACGGCGCCGTCGTCGGTGGCCGGGATCGGTTTCCTGGTCCTGTCCGACGATGAGATGTACTTCTATTCGCCCAGCCGGGCCGATGTCCGCCGCATAGCCGGTCACGCCCGTTACGAGAACTTCCACAATACGGACTTCAGCTACCAGGACCTGGCCAATTACAGCTACGACGAGGACTACACCGCCGAGCTCCTCGACACCGTCGACGGCCAGTACGTCCTGGAATTGACGCCGCGCTCCGGTGTCGACACCGATTACACCAAACTCAAGATGTGGGTCGAGACGGACAGCTTCGTCTTCCGCCGCGTCGATTTTTACACCTCCGCCGGTCTGATCAAGCGCCTGACCACGGGCGGCATCGCGGAGCGCGACGGCTACACCTCGATCGGCGCCTTGCTGATGACCGATGTGACCACGGGCCACAAGACGACCATCGCCATCTCGAGTATCGATTACGACGGCGGCCTGTCGAGTTCCTTCTTCAGCCAGCGCGAGCTGCAACGCTGA